One part of the Mustela erminea isolate mMusErm1 chromosome 11, mMusErm1.Pri, whole genome shotgun sequence genome encodes these proteins:
- the TMEM60 gene encoding transmembrane protein 60 isoform X1: MRMSLAQRVLLTWLFTLLFLIMLVLKLDEKAPWNWFLIFIPVWIFDTILLVMLIVKMAGRCKSGFDPRHGSHNIKKKAWYLIAMLLKLAFCLALCAKLEQFTTMNLSYVFIPLWALLAGALIELGYNVFFVRD; the protein is encoded by the coding sequence ATGAGAATGTCCTTGGCTCAGAGAGTACTACTCACCTGGCTTTTCACATTACTCTTCTTGATCATGTTGGTGTTGAAACTGGATGAGAAGGCACCTTGGAACTGGTTCCTCATATTTATTCCAGTCTGGATATTTGATACTATCCTTCTTGTCATGCTGATTGTGAAAATGGCTGGGCGATGTAAGTCTGGCTTTGACCCTCGACATGGATcgcacaatattaaaaaaaaagcctggtaCCTCATTGCAATGTTACTTAAATTAGCCTTCTGCCTTGCACTCTGTGCTAAACTGGAACAGTTTACTACCATGAATCTGTCCTATGTCTTCATTCCTTTATGGGCCTTACTGGCTGGGGCTTTGATAGAACTTGGATATAACGTCTTTTTTGTGAGAGACTGA